In Massilia antarctica, the following are encoded in one genomic region:
- a CDS encoding efflux RND transporter permease subunit, translating into MNFSRFFIDRPIFAAVLSIIVFVAGLLSIFKLPISEYPDVVPPSVVVRAQYPGANPKVIAETVAAPLEEQINGVENMLYMSSQNTSDGSLTLTVTFKVGTNVEQAESQVQNRIQRALPRLPEEVRQIGVTAVKSSPNLTMVVHLVSPTGRYDDVYLRNYAVLNVKDQLARIQGMGETQLFGAGDYAMRVWLDPQKVAARGMTASDIVAAVREQNVQVAAGVIGASPSKGSEFQLTVNTQGRLTSVEEFGDIIVRTGSDGAITHLRDVARIELGSNSYSLRSLLNNKSAAAIAIFEAPGANALQLSADVRAKMAELKKDFPEGVDFSVVYDPTQFVQESIKAVIHTLLEAVALVVLVVIIFLQTWRASIIPLLAVPVSIIGTFAVMLGFGFSINTLSLFGLVLAIGIVVDDAIVVVENVERNIQEGLSPRDATVQAMKEVSGPIIAIALVLCAVFVPIAFVAGLSGQFYRQFALTIAISTVISAFSSLTLSPALAAALLKPHHAPKDGLTRVMDKLFGGFFAWFNRFFGRASTRYEGGVNVVLKRKGISLVVYAVLAVAAVFMFKAVPSGFVPAQDKQYLVGFAQLPDAASLDRTDTVIRKMSEIAAGVPGVESSVAFPGLSINGFTNAPNSGIVFFTLKPFDKRTGKGESGPEIAQEVNKRLGAIQDAFIMVFPPPPVNGLGTIGGFKMMLEDRGNVGYDELYKASQAMQMKAWQNPQLAGVFSSFQINVPQLFADVDRVKAKQLGVPLQTIYQTLQINLGSLYVNDFNQFGRTYQVRVQADAPFRSQADQIAQLKVRNDKGEMIPLSSLMRVKDTYGPDRVQRYNAYVSADMNGGPAPGVSSGQAQAALEKIAAEVLPKGVSYEWTELTYQEILSGNTMVLVFPLCVLLVFLVLAAQYESWTLPLAVILIVPMSILCALIGVKLTGGDNNIFTQIALFVLVGLASKNAILIVEFARELEDHGRTIVEAALEACRLRLRPILMTSIAFIMGVVPLVFSSGAGAEMRHAMGVAVFGGMLGVTFFGLFLTPVFYVLLRTFAKKMEKKSSVAVPAHLEGAV; encoded by the coding sequence ATGAACTTTTCACGATTTTTCATCGACCGGCCGATTTTCGCGGCCGTCCTGTCGATTATCGTATTCGTGGCCGGCCTGCTGTCGATCTTCAAGCTGCCGATCTCCGAATACCCTGACGTGGTGCCGCCTTCGGTGGTGGTGCGTGCGCAGTATCCTGGCGCGAACCCGAAAGTGATCGCCGAAACCGTCGCCGCGCCGTTGGAGGAGCAGATCAACGGCGTCGAAAACATGCTGTACATGTCGTCGCAGAACACCTCCGACGGTTCGCTGACCCTGACCGTGACGTTCAAGGTCGGCACCAACGTCGAACAGGCCGAGTCGCAGGTACAGAACCGCATCCAGCGCGCCTTGCCGCGCCTGCCCGAGGAAGTGCGCCAGATCGGCGTGACGGCCGTGAAAAGCTCGCCCAACCTGACCATGGTGGTTCACCTGGTTTCGCCAACGGGCCGCTACGACGACGTCTACCTGCGCAACTACGCGGTGCTGAACGTGAAAGACCAGCTGGCCCGTATCCAGGGCATGGGTGAAACCCAGCTGTTCGGCGCGGGCGACTACGCCATGCGCGTCTGGCTCGATCCGCAAAAGGTCGCGGCGCGCGGCATGACCGCGTCCGACATCGTCGCCGCCGTGCGCGAGCAGAACGTGCAGGTCGCCGCCGGCGTGATCGGCGCGTCGCCATCGAAAGGTTCCGAGTTCCAGCTGACCGTCAACACCCAGGGCCGCCTGACCAGCGTCGAGGAATTCGGCGACATCATCGTGCGTACCGGGTCCGACGGCGCCATTACCCATCTGCGCGACGTGGCACGCATCGAGCTGGGCTCGAACTCGTACTCCCTGCGTTCGCTGCTGAATAATAAATCGGCCGCGGCCATCGCGATTTTCGAGGCGCCCGGCGCCAACGCGCTGCAACTGTCGGCCGACGTGCGCGCCAAGATGGCGGAACTGAAAAAGGACTTCCCGGAAGGCGTAGACTTCAGCGTCGTGTACGACCCGACCCAGTTCGTGCAGGAGTCGATCAAGGCCGTCATCCACACCCTGCTCGAAGCGGTGGCCCTGGTGGTGCTGGTGGTGATCATCTTCCTGCAAACCTGGCGCGCATCGATCATTCCGCTGCTGGCGGTGCCGGTGTCGATCATCGGTACCTTCGCCGTGATGCTGGGCTTTGGCTTTTCGATCAATACCTTGTCGCTGTTCGGGCTTGTACTGGCCATCGGTATCGTGGTCGATGACGCCATCGTGGTGGTGGAAAACGTCGAACGTAACATCCAGGAGGGCTTGAGCCCGCGCGACGCGACGGTGCAGGCCATGAAAGAGGTGAGCGGTCCGATCATCGCCATCGCGCTGGTACTGTGCGCCGTGTTCGTGCCGATTGCGTTCGTGGCCGGCCTGTCGGGCCAGTTCTATCGCCAGTTCGCGCTGACGATCGCCATTTCGACCGTGATTTCGGCATTCAGCTCGCTGACCCTGTCGCCGGCCCTGGCCGCCGCCTTGCTCAAGCCGCACCATGCGCCGAAAGATGGCCTGACCCGCGTGATGGACAAACTGTTCGGCGGCTTCTTCGCCTGGTTCAACCGCTTTTTTGGGCGCGCATCGACCCGCTACGAAGGTGGCGTGAACGTTGTGCTCAAGCGCAAAGGCATTTCGCTGGTGGTGTACGCCGTGCTGGCCGTGGCTGCCGTGTTCATGTTCAAGGCCGTGCCGAGCGGCTTCGTGCCGGCCCAGGACAAGCAGTATCTGGTCGGCTTCGCCCAGTTGCCCGACGCCGCCTCGCTGGACCGCACCGATACCGTGATCCGCAAGATGTCGGAAATCGCCGCCGGCGTGCCTGGCGTGGAATCGTCGGTCGCCTTCCCGGGTCTGTCGATCAACGGTTTTACCAATGCGCCGAATTCGGGCATCGTGTTCTTTACCCTCAAGCCGTTCGACAAGCGTACCGGCAAGGGCGAATCGGGCCCGGAAATCGCGCAGGAAGTGAACAAGCGCCTCGGCGCCATCCAGGATGCGTTCATCATGGTGTTCCCGCCACCGCCGGTCAACGGCCTGGGTACCATCGGCGGCTTCAAGATGATGCTGGAAGACCGCGGCAACGTGGGCTACGACGAGTTGTACAAGGCCAGCCAGGCGATGCAAATGAAAGCGTGGCAGAACCCGCAGCTGGCCGGCGTGTTCTCCAGCTTCCAGATCAACGTGCCGCAGCTGTTCGCGGACGTCGACCGGGTCAAGGCCAAGCAGCTGGGCGTGCCGTTGCAGACCATCTACCAGACCTTGCAGATCAATCTGGGCTCGCTGTATGTGAACGACTTCAACCAGTTTGGCCGTACCTACCAGGTGCGCGTGCAGGCCGATGCCCCGTTCCGCTCGCAGGCCGACCAGATCGCCCAGCTCAAGGTACGTAACGATAAAGGCGAAATGATTCCGCTGTCGTCGCTGATGCGGGTCAAGGATACCTACGGTCCGGACCGCGTGCAGCGCTACAACGCCTACGTCTCGGCCGACATGAACGGCGGCCCGGCTCCCGGCGTCTCGTCCGGACAGGCCCAGGCCGCGCTGGAAAAGATCGCCGCCGAAGTGCTGCCGAAGGGCGTGTCGTACGAATGGACCGAACTGACTTACCAGGAGATCTTGTCCGGTAATACGATGGTGCTGGTGTTCCCGCTGTGCGTGCTGCTGGTGTTCCTGGTGCTCGCCGCGCAGTACGAAAGCTGGACCCTGCCGCTGGCCGTGATCCTGATCGTGCCGATGTCGATCCTGTGCGCCCTCATTGGCGTCAAGCTCACCGGTGGCGACAACAACATCTTTACCCAGATCGCGCTGTTCGTGCTGGTGGGGCTCGCGTCCAAGAATGCGATCCTGATCGTCGAATTCGCCCGCGAACTTGAAGACCATGGCCGCACCATAGTCGAAGCCGCGCTGGAAGCTTGCCGCCTGCGTCTGCGTCCGATCCTGATGACGTCGATCGCGTTCATCATGGGCGTGGTACCGCTGGTGTTTTCGAGCGGCGCCGGCGCCGAAATGCGCCATGCGATGGGCGTGGCGGTATTCGGCGGCATGCTGGGCGTGACCTTCTTCGGCCTGTTCCTCACGCCGGTGTTCTACGTGCTGCTGCGTACCTTCGCCAAGAAGATGGAAAAGAAATCAAGCGTGGCAGTGCCTGCGCATCTGGAAGGAGCAGTGTAA
- a CDS encoding efflux RND transporter periplasmic adaptor subunit, which produces MKTTNRLMTFARPLATAMALAGLAALSLAGCEDANSKAQPAAPAGPPITAATVIERSVNETQEFSGRLEAVDRVDIRARVNGFITSMNFKPGSVVKKGDVLFVIDPRPYQAEANRAEAAVSSARARADLAKLELARAERLLGDKAIAQREFDEKASGLKELDANVRAAQASLEAARLNLSYTNVHAPIGGRVSKAEVTTGNLVDGSVILTSVVSSNPIYATFDGDEDTYLRVGRVAQKGATVPVKIGLANESGFPHEGKLEFVDNRLDSATGSVRMRAMFDNTDNTLVPGLFARVQLSGSDSTQAKAVLINDRAIGTDQNRKFVYVIGADSKAEYRAVTLGPSIDGLRVVRSGVKPGEKIIVNGLQRVQPGAPVTAQMVAMDQDGKAPQAKADDSKTADPKSAEAEAKAGAKAEIKVADASAKTKE; this is translated from the coding sequence ATGAAAACCACTAATCGATTAATGACCTTCGCCCGGCCGCTGGCCACCGCGATGGCACTGGCGGGACTGGCGGCCTTGTCGCTGGCGGGTTGTGAAGACGCAAATAGCAAGGCCCAGCCGGCGGCGCCGGCGGGGCCGCCGATCACCGCCGCCACCGTGATCGAGCGCTCGGTCAACGAGACCCAGGAGTTTTCGGGCCGCCTCGAAGCGGTGGACCGGGTCGACATCCGCGCGCGCGTGAATGGTTTCATCACGTCGATGAATTTCAAGCCGGGCAGCGTCGTCAAGAAAGGCGATGTGCTGTTCGTGATCGACCCGCGCCCGTACCAGGCCGAGGCGAACCGCGCCGAAGCTGCCGTCAGCTCGGCCCGCGCGCGCGCCGACCTGGCCAAGCTGGAACTGGCCCGCGCCGAGCGCCTGCTGGGCGACAAGGCGATCGCCCAGCGCGAGTTCGATGAAAAGGCCTCGGGCCTGAAGGAACTGGACGCCAACGTGCGCGCGGCCCAGGCCTCGCTCGAAGCGGCGCGCCTGAACCTGAGCTACACCAATGTGCACGCGCCGATCGGCGGGCGCGTCTCGAAAGCCGAAGTCACCACCGGTAACCTGGTCGACGGCAGCGTGATCCTGACCTCGGTGGTGTCGAGCAATCCGATCTACGCCACCTTCGACGGCGACGAAGATACCTACCTGCGCGTCGGCCGCGTGGCCCAGAAGGGCGCCACGGTGCCGGTCAAGATCGGGCTGGCCAACGAAAGCGGCTTCCCGCACGAAGGCAAGCTCGAATTCGTCGACAACCGCCTTGATTCGGCCACCGGCAGCGTGCGCATGCGCGCCATGTTCGACAACACCGACAACACGCTCGTTCCGGGCCTGTTCGCACGGGTTCAGTTGAGCGGCAGCGACAGCACGCAAGCGAAGGCGGTCCTGATCAACGACCGCGCCATCGGCACGGACCAGAACCGCAAATTCGTCTACGTGATCGGCGCCGACAGCAAGGCCGAATACCGCGCCGTGACCCTGGGCCCGTCCATCGACGGCTTGCGCGTGGTGCGCAGCGGCGTCAAGCCGGGCGAAAAAATCATCGTCAACGGCTTGCAGCGCGTGCAGCCCGGCGCGCCGGTGACGGCCCAGATGGTGGCGATGGACCAGGACGGCAAGGCGCCGCAGGCAAAGGCGGACGACAGCAAAACAGCGGACCCGAAATCCGCCGAGGCGGAGGCCAAGGCCGGAGCCAAGGCCGAGATCAAGGTTGCCGACGCATCGGCTAAAACCAAGGAATAA
- a CDS encoding alpha/beta hydrolase: MNRVDAPAQLKIRDLEVAGAEGQLAARLYAGGDAGAKKDGLIVFFHSGGFVGGDLDEADEFLRHLASCSTQNLVLASCYTLATERPFPAAAEDAHAVLVWAKKHKAKLGWNGKRLVVSGIEAGANLAAVCALIARDRGGPALAGQILIMPMLDPGLSTCSMREIPQDPSRAGVADSCAASYRGYLPNAADRTHPYASPLQSSRLKNLPPALILSAEDDPLRDEAEQYGAKLATCGVTTTVKRMAPAPLQDPAARNECACRAVALHEIGNFLLGLDAPPSPP; encoded by the coding sequence ATGAATCGCGTGGACGCGCCGGCGCAGTTGAAAATCCGCGACCTTGAGGTTGCGGGGGCCGAAGGCCAGCTGGCTGCGCGTCTGTATGCGGGCGGCGACGCCGGCGCCAAGAAGGATGGCCTGATCGTGTTCTTTCACAGCGGCGGCTTTGTCGGTGGCGACCTCGACGAGGCGGACGAATTCCTGCGCCACCTGGCCAGCTGCTCGACCCAGAACCTGGTACTGGCATCGTGCTACACCCTGGCGACCGAGCGGCCGTTTCCCGCCGCCGCCGAGGATGCGCACGCGGTGCTGGTGTGGGCCAAGAAGCACAAGGCCAAGCTGGGATGGAACGGCAAGCGCCTGGTGGTGTCGGGCATTGAAGCAGGCGCCAACCTGGCCGCCGTGTGCGCGCTGATCGCGCGTGACCGGGGCGGCCCGGCACTGGCCGGCCAGATCCTGATCATGCCGATGCTCGATCCGGGCCTGTCGACCTGCTCGATGCGCGAAATTCCGCAGGACCCCAGCCGGGCCGGCGTGGCCGACAGCTGCGCGGCGAGCTACCGCGGCTACCTGCCCAATGCCGCCGACCGCACGCACCCGTACGCGTCGCCGCTGCAATCGAGCCGGCTGAAGAATCTGCCGCCGGCGCTGATCCTGTCGGCCGAAGACGATCCCCTGCGCGACGAGGCGGAACAATATGGCGCCAAGCTGGCTACTTGCGGCGTCACCACCACGGTCAAACGGATGGCGCCGGCGCCGCTGCAAGACCCGGCCGCGCGCAATGAATGTGCCTGCAGGGCCGTTGCGCTGCATGAAATCGGAAATTTTTTACTTGGCCTGGACGCTCCGCCCAGCCCACCCTGA
- a CDS encoding LysR family transcriptional regulator produces MNKLQAMEVFVQVVDAGGFTRAAENMQLPKATVSTLVQALELALEVKLLHRTTRHVSVTADGAAYYERCLRILSDVREAEESLSRNRANPSGRLRVDVSSGVANDILIPALSDFFQRYPDIRIDLGCSDRPVDLIEEGVDCAIRGGNLPDSALIARRIGVLHFVTCATPAYLDQHGRPTHPNDLASHRCINYFSTKTGKTYDWDFARGDEVINIAAPACLAVNDSTAYMRAGMQGLGLVQMSSFMAESMVAAGTLEIVLADWTSTPLPINVVYPQNRHLSAKVRVFVEWVADLFLTHPQLQLQRL; encoded by the coding sequence ATGAATAAATTGCAAGCGATGGAAGTGTTTGTGCAGGTGGTCGACGCCGGGGGCTTCACGCGCGCGGCCGAGAACATGCAGTTGCCCAAGGCCACCGTCTCGACCCTGGTGCAAGCGTTGGAACTGGCGCTCGAAGTAAAGCTATTGCACCGCACCACGCGCCATGTCAGCGTCACCGCCGACGGCGCCGCCTACTACGAGCGCTGCCTGCGCATCCTGTCGGACGTGCGCGAAGCCGAGGAATCGCTCTCGCGCAACCGCGCCAATCCGAGCGGACGGCTGCGGGTCGATGTATCGAGCGGCGTCGCCAACGATATCCTGATTCCGGCGCTGTCCGATTTTTTCCAGCGCTACCCGGACATCCGCATCGACCTCGGATGCAGCGACCGTCCGGTGGACCTGATCGAAGAAGGCGTCGATTGCGCCATCCGCGGCGGCAACCTGCCCGATTCGGCCCTGATCGCGCGCCGCATCGGCGTCCTGCATTTTGTCACCTGCGCCACGCCGGCCTACCTGGACCAGCACGGGCGCCCCACACATCCGAACGACCTGGCCAGCCACCGCTGCATCAACTACTTTTCCACCAAGACCGGCAAGACCTACGACTGGGATTTCGCGCGCGGCGACGAAGTGATCAACATCGCGGCCCCGGCCTGCCTGGCCGTGAACGATTCGACCGCCTATATGCGGGCCGGCATGCAGGGCCTGGGGCTGGTGCAGATGTCGAGCTTCATGGCCGAATCGATGGTCGCCGCCGGCACCCTGGAAATCGTCCTTGCCGACTGGACCAGCACCCCGCTGCCGATCAACGTGGTGTACCCTCAAAACCGCCATCTGTCGGCCAAGGTGCGCGTATTCGTGGAATGGGTGGCCGACCTGTTCCTCACCCATCCACAGCTGCAACTGCAAAGGCTCTGA
- a CDS encoding D-2-hydroxyacid dehydrogenase has translation MQTIVFLDRDSLQAHVRRPAFEHEWREYAASGAGDVVERLRGATIAITNKVPLRAADIAQLPDLKLVAISATGTNNVDLDACRERGIVVSNIRNYSLVPVPEHCFSLILALRRNLKAYGTDVDAGHWQRSSQFCLLSHPIADLAGSRLGIVGYGALGKKVAAIGRAFGMRVCVVSRSKVDDPGVEVLTLDELLHTCDVVSLHLPLTAQTANMIGAGQLARMKPGALLINTARGGLVDEAALARALTGGVLGGAGFDVLSTEPPAPDNPLLALRLPNFILTPHVAWASAGAMQTLADMLIDNVEAFAAGQPLNVV, from the coding sequence ATGCAAACGATCGTCTTTCTGGACCGCGACAGTCTCCAGGCGCACGTGCGCCGCCCCGCATTCGAACATGAGTGGCGCGAGTACGCCGCCAGCGGCGCCGGCGACGTGGTGGAGCGCCTGCGCGGCGCTACCATCGCCATCACCAATAAGGTTCCGCTGCGCGCGGCCGACATCGCCCAGCTGCCGGACCTGAAATTGGTGGCCATTTCCGCCACCGGCACCAACAATGTCGATCTCGACGCCTGCCGCGAGCGCGGCATCGTCGTCTCGAACATCCGCAATTACTCGCTGGTGCCGGTGCCGGAGCACTGCTTCAGCCTCATTCTCGCCTTGCGCCGCAATCTGAAGGCCTACGGCACCGACGTCGACGCCGGGCACTGGCAGAGGTCGAGCCAGTTTTGCCTGCTCAGCCACCCGATTGCCGACCTGGCGGGCAGCCGCCTCGGCATCGTCGGTTACGGCGCCCTCGGCAAGAAGGTGGCGGCCATCGGGCGCGCCTTCGGCATGCGCGTGTGCGTGGTGTCGCGCTCGAAGGTGGACGACCCCGGAGTCGAGGTGCTCACGCTCGACGAACTGCTGCACACCTGCGATGTGGTCAGCCTGCACCTGCCGCTGACCGCGCAGACGGCCAACATGATCGGCGCCGGGCAACTGGCCCGAATGAAGCCAGGCGCCCTCTTGATCAACACGGCGCGCGGCGGCCTGGTCGATGAAGCGGCGCTGGCGCGGGCGCTGACCGGCGGCGTGCTGGGAGGCGCCGGTTTCGATGTGCTGAGCACCGAGCCGCCGGCGCCGGACAATCCGCTGCTGGCCCTGCGGCTGCCGAATTTCATCCTGACGCCGCACGTGGCCTGGGCCAGCGCCGGGGCGATGCAAACCCTGGCCGATATGCTGATCGATAACGTCGAGGCGTTCGCGGCCGGCCAACCCTTGAACGTGGTCTGA
- a CDS encoding alpha-hydroxy acid oxidase, producing MTIITTIEDLRVLARKRVPRMFYDYADAGSWTESTYRANSDDFAKIKFRQRVAVNLADRTTRSTMVGQEVAMPVALAPTGLTGMQHADGEILAARAAERFGVPFTLSTMSICSIEDVAAHTTKPFWFQLYVMKDREFINRLIDRAKAARCSALVLTLDLQVLGQRHKDIRNGMTAPPKMTLANIVNLMTKPRWVMGILRTPRRGFGNIVGHASDVSDMSSLSAWTSQQFDPALSWADVEWIKQRWGGKLIIKGIMDAEDARLAADSGADALIVSNHGGRQLDGAQSSIGALPAIVEAVGKRIEVHMDGGVRSGQDVIRALALGAKGVYIGRPFLYGLGAMGEQGVTKCLDIIRNELDLTMAFCGLRDVNDVDQRILLPGTF from the coding sequence ATGACCATCATCACGACGATTGAAGACCTGCGGGTGCTGGCGCGCAAGCGCGTGCCGCGCATGTTCTACGACTACGCCGACGCCGGTTCCTGGACCGAATCCACCTACCGCGCCAACAGCGACGATTTCGCGAAGATCAAATTCCGCCAGCGGGTGGCGGTCAACCTGGCCGACCGCACCACGCGCAGCACGATGGTGGGGCAGGAGGTGGCGATGCCGGTGGCCCTGGCGCCGACCGGCCTGACCGGCATGCAGCATGCGGACGGCGAAATCCTGGCCGCGCGCGCCGCCGAACGGTTCGGCGTGCCGTTCACCTTGTCGACCATGAGCATCTGTTCGATCGAGGATGTGGCGGCGCATACGACCAAGCCGTTCTGGTTCCAGCTGTATGTGATGAAGGACCGCGAATTCATCAACCGCCTGATCGACCGCGCCAAGGCGGCGCGCTGTTCGGCGCTGGTGCTCACGCTCGACTTGCAGGTGCTGGGCCAGCGCCACAAGGATATCCGCAACGGCATGACGGCCCCGCCCAAAATGACCTTGGCGAACATCGTCAACCTGATGACCAAGCCGCGCTGGGTCATGGGCATCTTGCGCACGCCGCGGCGCGGCTTCGGCAACATCGTCGGCCATGCCAGCGATGTGTCGGACATGTCGTCGCTGTCGGCATGGACTTCGCAGCAGTTCGATCCGGCGCTGTCGTGGGCCGATGTGGAGTGGATCAAGCAGCGCTGGGGCGGAAAACTGATCATCAAGGGCATCATGGATGCCGAGGATGCGCGCCTGGCGGCGGACAGCGGGGCCGACGCGCTGATCGTGTCCAACCATGGCGGGCGCCAGCTCGATGGCGCGCAGTCGAGCATCGGCGCGCTGCCGGCCATCGTGGAGGCGGTGGGCAAACGCATCGAAGTGCACATGGATGGCGGCGTGCGCTCGGGGCAGGATGTGATCCGCGCGCTGGCACTCGGTGCCAAGGGCGTGTATATCGGCCGGCCTTTCCTGTACGGGCTGGGAGCGATGGGCGAGCAGGGCGTGACCAAGTGCCTGGACATCATCCGCAACGAACTCGATCTGACGATGGCATTTTGCGGCCTGCGCGACGTGAACGATGTCGACCAGCGGATTCTGTTGCCGGGAACCTTTTAA